One stretch of Pseudodesulfovibrio senegalensis DNA includes these proteins:
- the xerC gene encoding tyrosine recombinase XerC gives MSSTVGTERIPELVQAFLAYLDVEKGYSAATVRSYGTDLDQFDTFLRTRRRSLERPDRVSKDLIRAFLANLHRRGVAKSTMARKLSSLRSFFRFLLKNDLLQTDPTTGVRNPKQEKHHPKALNVDQALSLMEAAVTPDPEGLRDLALAELLYGSGLRISEAVSVNVYDIDSGMVRVLGKGNKERIVPVSSKCEARVRAWLGQRHAFEPAPQEQALFIGVRGKRLNRREANRALARLASAAGLPRDVHPHMLRHSFATHMLEAGADLRSVQELLGHERLTTTQRYTHLDLQKIMEIYDKAHPRAEDADHKNR, from the coding sequence ATGTCCTCGACCGTCGGAACTGAGCGGATACCGGAATTGGTGCAGGCATTTCTGGCCTATCTGGATGTTGAAAAGGGGTATTCTGCGGCCACGGTTCGTTCCTATGGGACCGATCTCGACCAGTTCGATACCTTTCTCAGAACACGACGGCGTTCACTTGAGCGGCCTGATCGCGTGAGCAAGGACCTGATACGCGCCTTTCTGGCGAACCTGCATCGGCGGGGCGTGGCCAAGAGTACCATGGCCCGCAAGCTCTCCAGTCTGCGTTCGTTCTTTCGCTTTCTGCTCAAGAATGATCTGCTGCAAACCGATCCCACCACCGGAGTGCGCAACCCCAAACAGGAAAAGCATCACCCCAAGGCTTTGAATGTGGACCAGGCTCTTTCACTCATGGAGGCGGCGGTCACTCCGGACCCGGAAGGGCTGCGTGACCTTGCCCTGGCCGAGTTGCTTTATGGCTCGGGGCTGCGTATATCCGAGGCCGTTTCTGTGAACGTGTACGACATCGATTCGGGGATGGTCCGCGTATTGGGCAAGGGCAACAAGGAACGAATCGTTCCGGTCAGCTCCAAATGCGAGGCGCGGGTGCGCGCGTGGCTGGGCCAGCGTCATGCGTTTGAACCGGCTCCGCAAGAACAGGCCTTGTTCATCGGCGTGCGGGGCAAGCGCCTGAACCGGCGGGAGGCCAATCGGGCATTGGCGCGTCTGGCCAGTGCAGCAGGTCTTCCCCGTGACGTGCATCCCCACATGTTGCGGCATAGTTTTGCCACCCACATGTTGGAAGCAGGAGCGGATTTGCGGAGTGTGCAGGAATTGCTCGGCCATGAGCGGCTTACCACTACGCAGCGGTATACGCACTTGGATTTGCAGAAGATAATGGAAATTTACGACAAGGCGCATCCTCGTGCCGAGGACGCGGATCATAAGAACAGGTAA
- a CDS encoding PD-(D/E)XK nuclease family protein, producing MNPIHMIPWQNDFITALGDWLVQREDFQQATVIFTHRRPRQYLKRYLSEHPDLPRPCFMPTMTSVADFIGGLRSELGHAPLMQAKRLDQAELLYGIVRGLRQQGHGLLATLPQMERETFLPWGLELAKLMEELLRHNMEPADLAYMEHEVADYAAALLEQLRSIFNAYVEALHAHGWTTPGVDCCFAAEHTNDIISAHQNKPLIAAGFYALSGAEDALFRALWQHNILDVCWHTDPDLAHGGHGHWAATEHRHWLRNWQAQTRLLAEPVSRPLIKGVRFREGFDRHSQLAALKEELVSTKDANKTHENTAIVLPDAGALMPVLHHLPDEDVNISMGYPLERTSLARLVETIVTLRENRLDDGRYHWKDMVNLIRHPYIKMLGDQTSPDYRRVLFVWEASMRQGEPYVRPEDWVPAYGIKPLENIAEERCEPLRREVMRTCLENFENISTLSELADALNDLVTMLHANGPNIWKNFLIDAECLYRLASSVIPELKAPLSSNAEFSLPVLTSILRKLMQQERVSFEPDPITGLQVLGVLETRLLHFKRLFLLDAVEERLPGTNAADPLLPDPMRGLLGLPDSRERDNVAAYNFYRLVMGADQTVIFYQSGIQPGLLDGKSIRSRFVEQLLWEMEKAKGDVINTGDPEILPVNIKSGPVPHNPGDIAVTEDIRAALHDHLENKGLTPSKIDTYLHCPKRFFLGTLARLRPITEITEEADPAELGTLVHEVLREFFSGHMNRRIIPAELDATSLLALYEKRLKESELYQTLPYDGKTALAHTGRYRLERHLQAQQEPTTILGLETELTAEITVQKTVIPLRGTVDRVDQRDLDIRILDYKTGNLKKPGEKFWSDDELWQRMNDSDPADTALLPDLAKSMQSVQLPAYLHLYEHGKQADRAVNAALVDLKDTGREKTLFPDKWEREEMREIIEDQIPQLIYFLVTHIHDATVFPATPSSLCDWCDFKRICGR from the coding sequence ATGAACCCGATCCACATGATACCGTGGCAAAACGACTTCATCACCGCGCTTGGGGACTGGCTGGTCCAACGCGAAGACTTTCAGCAGGCGACGGTCATCTTCACGCACCGCCGCCCGCGCCAATATCTCAAGCGATACCTGAGCGAGCACCCGGACCTGCCGCGCCCCTGCTTCATGCCCACCATGACCTCGGTGGCGGACTTCATCGGCGGCCTGCGGTCAGAACTGGGCCATGCGCCGCTGATGCAGGCCAAGCGGCTGGACCAGGCCGAACTGCTGTACGGCATCGTCCGGGGACTGCGCCAACAAGGACACGGGCTTCTCGCCACCCTGCCGCAAATGGAACGCGAAACATTTCTGCCGTGGGGCCTTGAGCTGGCAAAACTCATGGAAGAATTGCTCCGCCACAACATGGAGCCTGCGGACCTTGCCTACATGGAGCACGAGGTGGCTGACTACGCCGCGGCCCTGCTCGAGCAACTGCGTTCCATATTCAACGCCTACGTCGAAGCCCTGCACGCACATGGCTGGACCACACCGGGGGTGGACTGCTGTTTCGCAGCCGAACATACCAATGATATTATCAGCGCACATCAGAACAAACCGCTGATCGCTGCGGGATTCTACGCTCTGAGTGGAGCCGAAGACGCACTTTTCAGAGCATTATGGCAACATAACATTCTCGACGTGTGTTGGCACACGGACCCGGACCTTGCCCACGGCGGCCATGGCCATTGGGCGGCCACCGAACACCGCCACTGGCTTCGCAACTGGCAGGCGCAGACGCGACTACTGGCAGAACCGGTTTCCCGTCCGCTCATCAAAGGCGTTCGCTTCCGAGAAGGTTTTGACCGCCACTCCCAGCTGGCTGCCCTCAAGGAAGAGCTCGTCTCGACAAAAGACGCCAACAAAACCCATGAAAATACGGCCATCGTCCTACCGGATGCCGGGGCGCTCATGCCTGTACTGCACCATCTGCCGGACGAGGACGTGAACATATCCATGGGCTATCCGCTGGAGCGAACCTCTCTGGCCCGTCTGGTGGAGACCATTGTCACCCTGCGAGAAAACCGGCTTGATGACGGCCGCTACCATTGGAAGGACATGGTCAACCTCATACGGCATCCATACATAAAAATGCTGGGGGACCAAACCAGCCCGGATTACCGTCGAGTGCTGTTCGTGTGGGAAGCCTCCATGCGGCAGGGAGAACCCTATGTTCGTCCTGAAGACTGGGTGCCAGCATACGGCATCAAGCCGCTGGAAAACATTGCCGAGGAACGCTGCGAACCGTTGCGCCGGGAAGTGATGCGCACCTGTCTGGAAAATTTCGAGAACATCTCGACACTTTCGGAACTTGCGGACGCTCTCAACGACCTTGTGACCATGCTGCACGCCAACGGTCCGAACATATGGAAGAATTTCCTCATCGATGCCGAATGTCTCTACCGCCTGGCAAGCTCCGTGATTCCCGAACTCAAGGCCCCGCTCAGCAGCAACGCCGAGTTTTCGCTGCCGGTGCTGACGTCCATATTGCGCAAACTCATGCAACAGGAACGGGTTTCCTTTGAACCGGACCCCATTACCGGCCTGCAAGTGCTCGGCGTGCTGGAAACACGCCTTCTGCATTTCAAGCGGCTGTTCCTGCTGGATGCCGTGGAGGAACGCCTGCCCGGAACCAATGCGGCGGACCCGCTGCTGCCCGACCCCATGCGCGGGCTGTTGGGTCTGCCCGACTCGCGCGAGCGGGACAATGTGGCCGCCTACAACTTCTACCGGCTGGTCATGGGCGCGGACCAGACCGTGATCTTCTACCAGAGCGGCATCCAACCCGGCCTGCTGGACGGCAAAAGCATCCGATCCCGGTTCGTGGAGCAACTGCTTTGGGAAATGGAGAAGGCCAAAGGTGACGTCATCAATACCGGCGACCCGGAAATCCTGCCGGTCAACATCAAATCCGGCCCGGTGCCACACAATCCCGGTGACATTGCCGTGACCGAAGACATCCGTGCTGCACTGCACGATCATCTTGAAAACAAGGGGCTGACCCCTTCCAAAATCGACACTTACCTGCACTGCCCCAAACGCTTCTTTCTGGGCACGCTTGCCCGGTTGCGCCCCATCACGGAAATCACGGAAGAAGCCGATCCGGCCGAACTCGGAACGCTGGTGCACGAGGTGCTCCGGGAATTCTTTTCCGGCCACATGAACCGCCGGATCATTCCTGCGGAACTGGACGCAACGTCCCTGCTTGCCCTGTATGAAAAACGGCTCAAGGAAAGCGAACTATACCAAACCCTGCCCTACGACGGCAAAACCGCACTTGCGCATACCGGACGTTATCGCCTGGAACGCCATCTGCAAGCCCAGCAGGAGCCAACCACCATCCTCGGGTTGGAAACCGAACTCACGGCCGAAATCACCGTGCAAAAAACCGTAATCCCCCTGCGGGGAACGGTAGACAGGGTCGACCAGCGCGACCTGGACATCCGCATTTTGGACTACAAGACCGGAAATCTCAAAAAGCCCGGAGAAAAGTTCTGGTCCGACGATGAGTTGTGGCAACGCATGAACGACAGTGACCCGGCTGACACCGCTCTTTTGCCCGATCTGGCAAAATCGATGCAAAGCGTACAGCTTCCTGCCTACCTCCACCTCTATGAACACGGGAAACAGGCCGACCGGGCTGTGAACGCCGCATTGGTGGACCTCAAGGACACGGGCAGGGAAAAAACGCTTTTCCCGGACAAATGGGAACGAGAGGAAATGCGGGAGATCATCGAAGACCAGATTCCCCAACTGATATATTTTCTGGTCACACACATCCATGACGCAACGGTCTTTCCCGCCACACCCAGCAGCCTGTGCGATTGGTGTGATTTCAAACGAATCTGCGGACGATAA
- a CDS encoding PPC domain-containing DNA-binding protein, with product MQYSEGRMGRIFTLRLEDGDRLPECVEDFASQQNIESAFCLLLGGIGSGSIVVGPEDPHGKTITPVLQKITGAHEAAAVGTLFRDEKGAPVLHMHATMGRGQKCRTGCIRPGVDTWLVGEFVIVEILDSGMMRATDPTSGFKLLTRRRS from the coding sequence ATGCAATACAGCGAAGGCCGGATGGGCCGCATTTTCACCCTGCGTCTTGAAGACGGCGACAGACTGCCCGAATGCGTGGAGGATTTCGCCAGCCAGCAGAACATCGAATCCGCATTCTGCCTGTTGCTTGGCGGCATCGGGAGCGGCTCCATTGTGGTTGGCCCCGAAGACCCGCACGGAAAAACCATCACCCCCGTCCTGCAAAAAATTACCGGAGCGCACGAAGCCGCCGCCGTGGGAACCCTTTTTCGCGACGAGAAGGGCGCCCCAGTCCTGCACATGCACGCCACAATGGGACGCGGACAGAAGTGCCGGACAGGCTGCATCCGCCCGGGCGTGGACACATGGCTTGTGGGTGAATTCGTGATCGTGGAAATCCTTGATTCCGGCATGATGCGCGCCACCGACCCCACAAGCGGATTCAAGCTGCTGACCCGGAGGCGGTCATGA
- a CDS encoding HDOD domain-containing protein: protein MEDLKTSVKGQVLAIQDLPTLPGVLDEVTKLVENPETSTEEIANVIGKDQVLSAKVLKMVNSPIYGFPGRISSIQHGLVLLGFNVIRGIIISTSVFDMMVQAMQGLWEHSIGVATASNIVARRAGFDDPEEYAVAGLLHDLGKVVTAVQLPELHESILNTAKEKNLSYYKAEKHVLGFAHDRINAWLARHWHLPGNIREAMSRHHSPHMAELYKSTACVVHLGDFMVRLFEFGNSGDDQTAYLRPEAMKELGFKMSDLERCMDELADQLLDVSDMSF from the coding sequence ATGGAAGACCTCAAGACCAGTGTCAAGGGTCAGGTGCTGGCTATTCAGGATTTGCCTACATTGCCGGGGGTGCTCGACGAAGTCACCAAGCTCGTGGAGAACCCTGAGACGTCCACCGAAGAAATCGCCAACGTCATCGGCAAGGATCAGGTCCTTTCGGCCAAGGTCCTCAAGATGGTCAATTCACCCATTTATGGTTTTCCCGGTCGGATCAGCTCCATCCAGCACGGTCTTGTGCTGCTTGGGTTCAATGTTATTCGCGGCATCATCATTTCCACTTCGGTCTTCGACATGATGGTTCAGGCAATGCAGGGGCTTTGGGAACACAGCATCGGCGTTGCAACGGCTTCCAACATCGTTGCCCGGCGTGCCGGATTTGATGATCCCGAGGAATATGCCGTGGCCGGATTGTTGCACGATTTGGGCAAGGTGGTCACCGCCGTACAGCTGCCTGAACTGCACGAAAGCATATTGAACACAGCCAAGGAAAAGAATCTCAGTTATTACAAGGCGGAAAAGCACGTCCTTGGATTTGCCCACGACAGAATCAATGCATGGCTCGCACGCCATTGGCATCTGCCGGGCAATATCCGGGAGGCCATGAGCCGCCATCACAGTCCACATATGGCCGAGTTGTACAAATCTACAGCCTGTGTCGTGCATCTGGGAGATTTCATGGTCCGGCTGTTCGAGTTCGGCAACTCCGGTGACGATCAGACCGCGTATCTGCGGCCCGAGGCCATGAAAGAGTTGGGGTTCAAGATGAGCGACCTTGAGCGATGTATGGATGAGCTGGCCGATCAGCTTCTCGATGTATCCGACATGAGCTTTTGA
- the lhgO gene encoding L-2-hydroxyglutarate oxidase, translated as MSNADFVICGAGIVGLSIARELVSRGHKNILIFDKEAAPGKHASGRNSGVLHAGIYYDPGTLKARMCFEGNLLMREYCRQRQLPLLETGKVVVARDESEIPTLLELKRRATANGAQVSVVDEQTLRELEPEAKTAGKALHSPLTAVVDPKAILLALRKELEDTGVRFMFGTRFTDAGDGFVFTDNGSLEYGLFINAAGAYSDTVAHAFGIGRNYRLIPFKGIYKTLKKHAADRIRGSIYPVPNIKNPFLGIHFTRSVHGDVYLGPTAIPALGRENYGILKGMDKELPAILMRDAQMFLRNPKFRGVALEEPRKYMFKYFFEDARKLVRHLDPDDIEASPKSGIRPQLVDMRNHELVMDFLVEQGRTSLHVLNSISPAFTSAMSFARMVVNEHMNI; from the coding sequence ATGAGCAATGCGGATTTCGTCATCTGCGGCGCGGGCATCGTGGGGCTGAGCATTGCCCGCGAACTGGTTTCCCGCGGGCATAAAAACATCCTGATTTTCGACAAGGAGGCGGCCCCCGGCAAACACGCCTCGGGCCGTAACAGCGGTGTGTTGCACGCGGGCATCTATTATGACCCGGGCACGCTCAAGGCACGCATGTGCTTTGAGGGCAACCTACTCATGCGGGAATACTGCAGGCAACGCCAACTTCCCCTGCTGGAAACAGGTAAGGTCGTGGTGGCCCGGGACGAATCCGAAATCCCCACCCTGCTGGAACTGAAACGCCGTGCAACAGCCAACGGCGCACAGGTAAGCGTGGTGGACGAACAGACTCTGCGCGAGCTGGAACCGGAGGCAAAAACCGCCGGCAAGGCGCTGCATTCTCCACTAACCGCCGTGGTGGACCCCAAGGCAATTCTGCTGGCCCTGCGCAAAGAACTCGAAGACACGGGGGTGCGCTTCATGTTCGGCACCCGGTTCACCGATGCGGGTGACGGATTCGTGTTCACGGACAATGGCAGTCTGGAATACGGCCTGTTCATCAACGCTGCCGGGGCTTACAGCGACACTGTTGCCCATGCCTTCGGCATTGGCCGCAACTACCGTCTCATTCCATTCAAGGGCATTTACAAAACGCTCAAAAAACACGCGGCCGACCGTATTCGCGGCAGCATCTACCCGGTCCCCAACATCAAGAACCCGTTTTTGGGCATCCATTTCACGCGCAGCGTTCACGGCGACGTATACCTCGGCCCCACCGCCATCCCGGCGCTGGGGCGCGAGAACTACGGAATCCTCAAGGGAATGGACAAAGAACTCCCGGCCATCCTGATGCGTGATGCGCAAATGTTTTTGCGCAACCCAAAATTCCGGGGAGTGGCCCTGGAAGAACCACGCAAATACATGTTCAAATACTTTTTTGAAGATGCCCGGAAATTGGTGCGCCACCTTGACCCCGATGATATCGAAGCAAGCCCCAAATCCGGCATCCGTCCACAACTGGTGGACATGCGCAACCACGAACTGGTCATGGACTTTCTTGTGGAGCAAGGCCGAACCAGCCTGCATGTTCTCAACTCCATCTCCCCGGCCTTTACCAGCGCCATGAGCTTTGCCCGAATGGTCGTGAATGAACATATGAACATTTAA
- a CDS encoding GGDEF domain-containing protein, with the protein MNTTDPAPCFVRKQRAFLLSDDSALRDMLLSMWSSDWIEFTVFERGRGAIEYLFNDPPDLLVVDNRLSDISGAEIANLVKSENVYRQLPVVLVLDHDDMGSPWDWASVEVDDFLVRPFSDSEARDRINLTLCRATRAMDANPLTKLPGNTSIIQRIQSLIDKEQDFALAYCDLDYFKSFNDKYGFSRGDEILMMTARVIVNTIKSFGGSGNFVGHVGGDDYVFIMSPDEVEQACQRIIATFDAIVPNFYDASDRKLGKIVSKDRQGLVREFPIMAVSIAVVFNIDGRLKHFGEASAIAMSLKKKAKENPESCYVLDRRN; encoded by the coding sequence ATGAATACCACTGATCCGGCCCCCTGTTTCGTCCGCAAGCAGCGCGCCTTTCTTCTCTCAGACGATTCCGCGCTTCGTGACATGCTGTTGTCCATGTGGAGCAGCGACTGGATCGAATTTACTGTTTTTGAACGGGGTCGCGGAGCGATTGAGTATTTATTCAATGATCCTCCGGATTTGCTTGTCGTGGATAATCGTCTGTCGGACATTTCGGGAGCGGAGATCGCCAATCTGGTCAAGAGCGAAAACGTGTATCGCCAGTTGCCAGTGGTTCTGGTGCTCGACCACGACGACATGGGCTCTCCGTGGGATTGGGCTTCTGTGGAAGTGGACGACTTTCTTGTTCGTCCTTTTTCCGATTCCGAGGCCCGGGACAGGATCAATCTGACATTGTGCCGGGCAACCCGTGCCATGGATGCCAATCCGTTGACCAAATTGCCGGGCAATACGTCCATTATCCAGCGCATCCAGTCGCTCATCGACAAGGAGCAGGATTTTGCTCTGGCATATTGTGACCTCGACTATTTCAAGTCTTTCAATGACAAGTATGGCTTTTCCCGTGGCGATGAAATTCTGATGATGACTGCCCGGGTCATCGTCAATACCATCAAGAGCTTCGGCGGGTCGGGGAATTTTGTTGGGCATGTGGGCGGTGACGACTATGTGTTCATCATGTCCCCCGACGAGGTGGAGCAGGCGTGTCAGCGCATCATTGCCACGTTCGATGCCATCGTGCCCAATTTCTACGATGCCTCGGACCGCAAGCTGGGCAAGATCGTTTCCAAGGACCGGCAGGGGCTTGTTCGCGAATTTCCGATCATGGCCGTTTCCATTGCCGTGGTTTTCAATATTGATGGCCGTCTGAAGCATTTTGGTGAAGCGTCCGCAATTGCCATGAGTCTGAAGAAAAAAGCCAAGGAAAACCCCGAGAGCTGCTATGTCCTCGACCGTCGGAACTGA
- a CDS encoding NAD(P)H-dependent flavin oxidoreductase — protein MKLPSLKFGDLAARVPIIQGGMGVGISLSGLASAVANEGGVGVIATSMIGMRDPKRAKDPNGADIRALTEEIRKAREKMVDGLLGVNIMCALTNFKDLVSTSVKEKVDVIFSGAGLPLDLPKYLREASEDLKQDLKTKLVPIVSSGRASNILCRKWLSRFDYLPDGFVVEGPKAGGHLGFKPEEIEDPDHQLEKIVGDVIESVKPFEDKHGRKIPVIAAGGVYTGSDIGRFLNMGAAGVQMGTRFVATEECDADIAFKEAYINAKKEDVTIIKSPVGMPGRAIMNSFLEAVSDGMKKPKKCIHKCLHSCAEENSPYCIAQALVNAYRGKLKHGFAFAGANAYLVDKIVTVKELMNSLREEFDAFRDSEEKQNK, from the coding sequence ATGAAATTACCCAGTTTGAAATTCGGTGACCTGGCTGCCCGGGTCCCCATAATCCAAGGCGGCATGGGCGTGGGTATTTCCCTGTCCGGTCTGGCTTCCGCCGTTGCCAACGAAGGCGGCGTGGGCGTCATCGCCACTTCCATGATCGGCATGCGCGACCCCAAGCGCGCCAAGGACCCCAATGGTGCCGACATCCGCGCACTGACCGAAGAAATCCGCAAGGCGCGCGAAAAAATGGTGGACGGCCTGCTGGGCGTCAACATCATGTGCGCCCTGACCAACTTCAAGGATCTCGTTTCCACCTCGGTCAAGGAAAAAGTGGACGTGATTTTCTCGGGCGCGGGCCTGCCGCTAGACCTGCCCAAGTACCTCAGGGAAGCATCCGAGGACCTCAAGCAGGACCTCAAGACCAAGCTCGTGCCTATCGTGTCTTCAGGCCGGGCCTCCAACATCCTTTGCCGCAAATGGCTCTCCCGGTTCGACTACCTTCCGGACGGATTCGTTGTGGAAGGTCCCAAGGCCGGCGGCCATCTCGGCTTCAAGCCCGAGGAAATAGAAGACCCGGACCACCAGCTCGAAAAGATCGTCGGCGACGTGATTGAAAGCGTGAAGCCCTTTGAGGACAAGCATGGAAGAAAAATTCCGGTCATTGCCGCTGGCGGCGTCTACACCGGAAGCGACATCGGACGTTTTCTGAACATGGGAGCCGCGGGTGTACAGATGGGAACCCGCTTTGTGGCCACCGAGGAATGCGATGCGGACATCGCCTTCAAGGAGGCTTACATCAACGCCAAGAAAGAAGACGTGACCATCATCAAAAGCCCTGTGGGCATGCCGGGCCGCGCCATCATGAACAGCTTCCTTGAAGCGGTTTCCGACGGCATGAAAAAACCCAAGAAGTGCATCCACAAATGCCTGCACAGTTGCGCCGAGGAAAACTCGCCCTACTGCATTGCGCAGGCGTTGGTGAACGCTTACAGAGGCAAGCTGAAACACGGCTTCGCCTTTGCCGGAGCCAATGCCTACCTTGTGGACAAGATCGTCACGGTCAAGGAGCTCATGAACTCCCTCAGGGAGGAATTTGACGCCTTCCGCGACTCGGAAGAAAAGCAAAACAAATAA
- a CDS encoding peptidylprolyl isomerase produces MDNPLVLMETPMGEILVELYADKAPKTVENFLSYVDDGFYEGTLFHRVIKGFMIQGGGLEFSMAEKETGPAIENEADNGLKNLKGTLAVARTADPHSGAAQFFINVADNADLDHTEKTDDGWGYCVFGEVSDGMDVVEKIAKSKTRSYQGFDDVPVDPVSIIAAYRFE; encoded by the coding sequence ATGGACAATCCCCTCGTGCTCATGGAAACCCCCATGGGCGAAATCCTCGTGGAATTGTATGCGGACAAGGCACCGAAGACCGTTGAGAATTTTCTTTCTTACGTTGATGACGGATTTTATGAAGGAACCTTGTTTCACCGGGTCATCAAGGGCTTCATGATTCAAGGCGGTGGCCTTGAGTTTTCCATGGCCGAGAAGGAAACCGGACCCGCCATCGAGAACGAGGCCGACAACGGTCTGAAGAACCTGAAGGGCACTCTGGCTGTTGCGCGTACGGCTGATCCGCACAGCGGAGCCGCACAGTTTTTCATCAACGTGGCCGACAATGCCGACCTTGACCACACGGAAAAGACCGATGATGGGTGGGGATATTGCGTTTTCGGCGAAGTCAGCGACGGCATGGACGTGGTTGAGAAGATCGCCAAGTCCAAGACCAGAAGTTATCAGGGATTCGACGATGTGCCCGTTGATCCCGTTTCCATCATTGCGGCTTATCGTTTTGAATAG